In Candidatus Margulisiibacteriota bacterium, a single window of DNA contains:
- a CDS encoding helix-turn-helix domain-containing protein, with amino-acid sequence MEKTPKERYWAVLDPKLKRLGQRIEKFRIRKGFATKESLAFTAGISIYYYYRMIKGTANISLLQLIKICDTLNIKARDLLDF; translated from the coding sequence ATGGAAAAAACGCCAAAAGAACGTTATTGGGCAGTGCTAGATCCCAAACTAAAGCGGCTAGGCCAGCGCATCGAAAAATTCAGAATAAGAAAAGGATTTGCCACCAAAGAAAGTCTGGCTTTTACAGCCGGCATCAGCATTTATTATTACTACCGGATGATCAAAGGCACCGCGAATATTTCGCTCTTGCAGTTAATTAAAATTTGCGACACGCTGAATATCAAAGCGCGGGATTTGCTCGATTTCTAA
- a CDS encoding GatB/YqeY domain-containing protein has product MAIVEKLNEEIKTAMKEKNQRRLAVARMLKARILDVNARGEISEAESQKLFRGYARTLAEAIELAKKAGKNEIAAETEAELAIVREFLPPELTAEQIVAAAQATIGELGKDKSKFGLLMKTTLGKLGGQADGAAVRDILNKLLV; this is encoded by the coding sequence ATGGCCATAGTCGAAAAATTAAATGAAGAAATCAAAACAGCGATGAAAGAAAAAAATCAGCGGCGGCTTGCGGTGGCGCGTATGCTCAAAGCCAGGATACTCGATGTCAACGCGCGCGGCGAGATCAGCGAGGCGGAGAGCCAGAAACTTTTTCGCGGTTACGCCAGGACTTTGGCCGAGGCTATCGAGCTGGCTAAAAAGGCCGGCAAAAATGAGATCGCTGCTGAAACAGAAGCGGAGCTGGCGATAGTGCGGGAGTTTCTGCCGCCGGAATTAACCGCCGAACAGATCGTAGCGGCGGCGCAGGCTACGATCGGCGAATTGGGCAAAGACAAAAGCAAATTCGGCCTGTTAATGAAGACCACGCTGGGCAAACTCGGTGGTCAAGCCGACGGCGCGGCGGTCAGAGATATTTTGAATAAACTGCTGGTTTAG
- the glyS gene encoding glycine--tRNA ligase subunit beta, with amino-acid sequence MADFLLEIGTEEIPARFVREMLNNLDKVFRKLLQDNILSFDKLSVYGTDRRLAVLLEGLAERQADRRLELKGPPVKAAYADGQLTPAGAGFLKKNNLNEKDIQKKDFGGVAYLYAAQDKKGRAAEEILREFLSGALYTTVHLPIAMRWGDLSVQFIRPIHWFVALLNERVIDFEYAGIRSGRLSRGHRFFSNQEIEIKRPGDYLAALEKHKVYADPQTRRAMITAQIKQIEAEHKLRAALDEQVLNEVTFINECPAAALAEIDAKYLSVPQECLITTMQKNQKYFPLLDARGRLTKYFILISNNVNEKSLANILSGNVRVVTARLEDAKFFYEEDLKTPLEKMLEGLKKVTYQEKIGTIYQKIERIVALTEYLADKLKLTPAQKKLASRAAWLAKADLNSKMVYEFPELQGVMGRYYAAAAGEAPEVAAAVFAHWQPRYAGEDVRGVSLISVAVAVADKLDSVVSCFAAGLLPTSSADPYALRRAAQGVVTLIQTLKLDVDLPALIAQALDLLKAKKDLQKDILKFFKLRLKNVLQEMRYAYDVIEAALAVDCEDIFQTIANAALVAERKKDRKFIEAAVRVNNIAAQRADGLAVAQESLLQKPEAKTLLDLLRRKAAAPEFVAPIERFFAKILVMDKDEKQKNAYLSLLKEIDRLFKQTADYTKIVL; translated from the coding sequence ATGGCGGACTTTTTATTAGAAATAGGCACAGAGGAAATTCCCGCCAGATTTGTGCGGGAAATGCTGAATAATCTGGATAAAGTTTTCCGCAAACTTTTGCAGGATAATATTTTGAGTTTCGACAAATTGTCCGTTTACGGTACGGATAGACGTCTGGCTGTTTTGCTCGAAGGTTTAGCTGAACGTCAGGCTGACCGCCGCCTGGAATTAAAAGGCCCGCCGGTCAAAGCCGCCTATGCGGACGGTCAGCTCACTCCGGCTGGCGCGGGGTTTTTAAAGAAAAATAATTTGAACGAAAAGGACATTCAGAAAAAAGATTTCGGCGGCGTCGCTTATCTCTATGCGGCGCAGGATAAAAAAGGCCGCGCGGCTGAGGAGATTTTGCGGGAGTTTTTGTCCGGCGCTTTGTACACCACGGTGCATTTGCCGATCGCCATGCGCTGGGGCGATTTGTCCGTGCAGTTTATCCGGCCGATCCATTGGTTTGTCGCGCTGCTGAATGAGCGGGTCATTGATTTTGAGTATGCCGGCATTCGTTCCGGACGCCTCTCGCGCGGCCACCGGTTTTTTTCTAATCAGGAAATAGAGATCAAAAGGCCGGGCGATTATTTGGCCGCGCTGGAGAAACATAAAGTTTACGCCGATCCGCAAACGCGCCGCGCTATGATCACCGCGCAGATCAAACAGATCGAAGCCGAGCATAAACTGCGGGCGGCGCTGGACGAACAGGTTTTAAATGAAGTGACATTTATTAACGAATGTCCGGCGGCGGCGCTGGCGGAGATCGACGCAAAATATTTGTCCGTGCCGCAGGAATGTCTGATCACGACCATGCAGAAAAATCAAAAATATTTTCCGCTGCTCGACGCGCGAGGGCGGCTGACCAAATATTTTATTCTGATCTCTAATAACGTAAACGAAAAGTCGCTGGCCAATATTCTCAGCGGCAATGTCAGAGTTGTGACCGCGCGGCTGGAGGATGCTAAATTTTTTTACGAGGAAGACCTAAAAACACCGCTGGAAAAAATGCTCGAGGGTTTAAAAAAAGTTACTTATCAGGAAAAAATCGGCACGATCTATCAAAAAATCGAACGGATCGTTGCGCTGACGGAATATTTGGCGGATAAATTAAAACTTACTCCGGCGCAGAAAAAATTGGCGTCTCGCGCGGCCTGGCTGGCTAAAGCGGATCTAAATTCCAAAATGGTTTACGAATTTCCCGAACTGCAGGGCGTTATGGGGCGTTATTACGCGGCGGCGGCTGGAGAAGCGCCGGAAGTTGCGGCGGCTGTTTTTGCACACTGGCAGCCGCGTTATGCCGGCGAGGATGTCCGCGGCGTTTCCCTGATCTCCGTTGCGGTAGCCGTCGCGGATAAACTGGATTCGGTAGTTTCCTGTTTTGCCGCGGGATTGCTGCCGACCAGTTCGGCCGATCCTTACGCTTTGCGCCGCGCCGCGCAGGGCGTGGTGACGCTGATCCAGACGCTAAAACTGGATGTCGATTTACCGGCGCTGATCGCGCAGGCTTTGGATTTGTTGAAAGCTAAAAAAGATCTGCAAAAAGACATTTTAAAATTTTTTAAATTGCGCCTGAAAAATGTTTTGCAGGAAATGCGCTATGCTTATGACGTTATTGAGGCGGCGCTGGCGGTGGACTGTGAAGATATTTTCCAGACCATTGCCAATGCCGCGCTGGTGGCTGAGCGGAAAAAAGACCGCAAATTTATCGAAGCGGCTGTGCGCGTCAATAATATTGCGGCGCAGCGGGCGGACGGTTTGGCCGTGGCGCAAGAAAGCCTGCTGCAAAAACCGGAAGCCAAAACTTTGCTGGATCTGCTGCGCCGGAAAGCCGCGGCGCCGGAATTCGTCGCGCCGATCGAGAGATTTTTTGCGAAAATTTTAGTGATGGATAAAGACGAAAAACAAAAAAACGCCTATCTGTCTTTGTTGAAAGAAATTGACCGCCTGTTTAAACAGACAGCGGATTATACTAAAATAGTACTGTAA